GCATGATGCTCCGATCACTGGGCTGGGCATAGAGGATGGCCACTTCCTTATTGTTCTTCATTAAGTGCAGGTAGGTCTCTTTgaagttccaggtgtggacattAAGGTTTAAGAAGTAGATCCCTGGCACATAGCAGAAGAATTTCCCTGTGAACATGCTGAAGTGTTTGTAGAGATTCACAAACTCCGTATCAAAAGTGACATGCTGGAAATAATCAGAGCTATGGAGAGGTTTTCTCCGGCCCACTGAAAAGGCAGCATAATGCAGCTTGCAGGAATTGCCTGGTGGACCAACCTGGCCTTTCTGACCTTTCCATCCATTATAACCACGTAGCCCTCGTTCTCCATCCTTTCCAGCCCCTCCGGTGATCCCTTTCTCTCCCAGGTCACCTTTTTCACCTGTGATCACAAAGAGGAATTAAGTTGcaaacatatgcacacacactacATGCCACAGAGACGTCTGGATGGAGATAGCCAGCATCCCAACTGGTAAAATAACACTTTCTCAATGGCTGCATTGAGAAATATTTATCATAACTAAATCACATCTAGATTTGAATTCAGGAACACTATTGACAGGAATCCGCTAGCTAGCATGCCTATTCCATATATTAACCACACAACAAATAAGAGAGCTTTCTCTGATACattatagatttatagatttcAGCTGCAGAGGGGACCACTCTGATCGTCTAGGGTATGCAATTTTACATTTGCATTATTATTTCCAACCAGATTATTGGAAGGATTAAACTATAAAATTCAAGAGCACATGGACATTTTGCTAGGGAGAGAAGGCTAGAGTcctaatttttttattaattgagcTATAATCTGTGTTAATAGGATGGATAGTGAGAACAATTATTCATGGAACCTTTGGTAACCACTATGTAGAATTTGTTTTTAGCATGTCCATACCTCTTTTCATTCATGGGAACAACATGTTTTCTTctcgtttttgttttttggtacaaatatttgcagaaagtgaattttCACCCCTTAGTTGAGTGATTTATGATTTAGGTGACCAACTACCTAGGGTGAGTAAGAGAGAGGATGGCAAAAACAAAGGGATAAAAACATGGGATGATatcctagccccattgactttaatgtgtaAACCGCCTAGGTCCATGAACCCGACCCAtatcatttacatatatatagttacacacatacagactttctgtggcagagaagaaggGAGTAACTATGGGTGTGGTTGATGGGAAACAGAACAAAACATCCAAGTTTAATAGATTCATAtgttttaatgccagaagggaccattaatactatctagtctgacctgaatAACGTAGAAACTCACCCAATCCATCCTGTATCAACcttataacttctgtttgagctacaccatatcttttagaaagttaTTCAGTCTTGATTCAAAGATAATACATGATGGAGAGTCTGCCATGTCCCTAGATATGTTGTTCCAATGGGTAATCACCCTtggtattaaaatatatatgccttatttctagcctgaatttgtttagctttagCTTCCTGCCATTGGAGCTCATCCAGCCATCTCCCGGTAGATTACAAAGTTGTCAACTCTCAGACATCTTTTCCACATATAGGTAGTTATGGTCTGTAACCAAGTTGCCTCCtgaccttctcttggataaactataTAGACTGAGCAGCTTTGGTTCTTAAGAGATGGGTGTTTTCCACCTTGGAGGAGGAACATGGCTTGTGAAGTTATGGTAAATTCACAAAGTGTGGTCCTGGGCTTGACTCACCTTTCAGGATAGTGATATCTATTGTGGGCTGGACTTTGGGCACTGAATAGGTGGGGTCATTGCTCATCCTAGTGGATCGTGACGAGGCGAAGGAGACTGGCTCTTCTGAAGGCCCACAACATCGCACGCATGAAAGCCGCCGGGCTTCCCATCTCAGAGAGCCCTTTTCTCGTAGGGTGCTGGCATTCACAGTGGATACCAAGAGCATCAGAAGCATAGCACTCATCTTCAGCTGAGCCAGCTGGAGCAGGAGAGTAATAGGAATGATTAATGTGGTGATTTAAGTCAGAGCAACCGTTGGCCACCTATTCACTTACCT
The Eretmochelys imbricata isolate rEreImb1 chromosome 10, rEreImb1.hap1, whole genome shotgun sequence genome window above contains:
- the C1QTNF8 gene encoding complement C1q tumor necrosis factor-related protein 8, with amino-acid sequence MSAMLLMLLVSTVNASTLREKGSLRWEARRLSCVRCCGPSEEPVSFASSRSTRMSNDPTYSVPKVQPTIDITILKGEKGDLGEKGITGGAGKDGERGLRGYNGWKGQKGQVGPPGNSCKLHYAAFSVGRRKPLHSSDYFQHVTFDTEFVNLYKHFSMFTGKFFCYVPGIYFLNLNVHTWNFKETYLHLMKNNKEVAILYAQPSDRSIMQSQSLMLELQEGDEVWVRMFKRERENGIYSEESDIYITFNGHLIKPAIE